The proteins below are encoded in one region of Thermococcus peptonophilus:
- a CDS encoding MFS transporter has translation MESESSQKVVRKGFSWGLVLGLALLGFSRSVGWALNKGLSFPLLSSYTQSAFVKGTILALEGLIGILVPPLLGYYSDTLKSKHGRRRPFIMIGGLLAGIAAIMIYTAYAMGVPLLGFALTLALFYLSMHLYTAQFRALMPDTIESGKRGTASGVITLLEWAGNLFLFGLAGYLIAKAVAMTGESEGIKALTQTPYLKIPFLVTAFFLIGAAVFVYLIVREPKAPDIEENESLGEYLWSIVRNRDFLKFYAAQTLWWMSFEFIAVFLYGILAFILYGSATEENIKAVTSLGLYLMALFNVTVLIGALPGGIIYDKLGRRLSIVLGGLIFAIPQIWGWFITTKAQITITLGIAGIGWGILMAASYPVIGDLLTKFEREAFTGRYYGFFEATRSLPVLLAGTIGGAIVDLAGENYRVLFPIGALLVLFALPMVWMMKNLDVEGGKE, from the coding sequence ATGGAATCCGAATCGAGCCAAAAGGTTGTGAGGAAGGGCTTCAGCTGGGGCCTTGTCCTTGGTCTCGCCCTGCTCGGATTCAGCAGGAGCGTTGGATGGGCACTCAACAAGGGTCTGTCTTTCCCGCTGCTCTCAAGTTATACCCAGTCAGCGTTTGTTAAAGGCACGATCCTGGCCCTTGAGGGGCTTATCGGAATACTTGTCCCACCGCTCCTCGGCTATTACAGCGATACGCTCAAGTCGAAGCACGGAAGGAGAAGACCTTTCATCATGATTGGAGGCCTTCTGGCGGGCATAGCGGCCATAATGATATACACCGCCTACGCTATGGGCGTCCCCCTGCTCGGCTTCGCCCTGACTCTTGCGTTGTTCTACCTCTCGATGCACCTCTATACGGCCCAGTTCAGGGCCCTTATGCCCGACACCATCGAGAGCGGGAAGCGCGGTACAGCTAGCGGTGTGATAACCCTGCTTGAGTGGGCCGGCAACCTCTTCCTCTTCGGGCTGGCCGGCTACCTCATCGCTAAGGCCGTGGCGATGACCGGAGAGAGCGAGGGAATAAAGGCACTCACCCAGACGCCCTACCTCAAGATACCCTTCCTCGTCACGGCGTTCTTCCTCATAGGTGCCGCGGTCTTTGTTTACCTAATCGTTAGAGAACCTAAAGCACCCGACATCGAGGAGAACGAGAGCCTTGGAGAGTACCTCTGGAGCATCGTCAGGAACAGGGACTTCCTCAAGTTCTACGCGGCGCAGACCCTCTGGTGGATGAGCTTTGAGTTCATAGCGGTCTTCCTATACGGAATCCTCGCATTCATACTCTACGGTTCAGCAACGGAAGAGAACATCAAAGCGGTAACCTCCCTCGGTCTATACCTGATGGCGCTCTTCAACGTCACAGTGCTTATCGGCGCCCTTCCTGGGGGAATCATTTACGACAAGCTAGGCAGGAGGCTGAGCATAGTCCTTGGCGGCCTCATCTTTGCAATCCCCCAGATATGGGGATGGTTCATAACGACCAAGGCCCAGATAACGATAACCCTTGGAATAGCGGGCATAGGCTGGGGAATCCTCATGGCGGCATCATACCCTGTAATCGGCGACCTCCTGACCAAGTTCGAGAGGGAGGCCTTTACCGGCAGGTACTACGGCTTCTTTGAGGCCACCCGCTCCCTTCCGGTACTCCTAGCAGGAACGATCGGTGGGGCAATAGTGGATTTAGCCGGTGAGAACTACAGGGTGCTCTTCCCGATAGGTGCTCTCCTCGTCCTCTTCGCACTGCCAATGGTGTGGATGATGAAGAATCTCGACGTCGAGGGAGGGAAGGAGTGA
- a CDS encoding SLC45 family MFS transporter translates to MVEFKYSRIFLLGFGFFGISIIWALYNAYIPIFLQDTFHMNRTITGFIMTIDNLFAVLLLPFLGALSDMTRTRLGRRKPYILLGAPSAALMFALIPVAREHGNLALFMGTIIFMNFFMALFRSPVVAFMPDITPSEKRSQANGIINFMGGLGALLAYFGGKVLYDMNYAYPFYAGALIMLLANLLVVLFVPEPEEYRVPGKKINIMELLSETSHKSFGELKENLKDVFASHEKSLMAILLAIFFWFIAFNSLETFFTSYVKYHLYGIPVGAPETEITRKIESTGAFMLGMFSLSFMIFAIPVGFLGARIGRRKTITLGLLTVIAIILAAFFIGETSKPQDVALTDPVIMRFMGLFFLGGIGWAMVNVNSLPMVVDMTVNEKVGGYTGLYYFFSQAANLVAPPFAGALLDLIGYETLLPFAVAFFLLALIAMQFVRRGDVKGGAEDAYEYVPDMD, encoded by the coding sequence ATGGTGGAGTTCAAATACAGCAGAATATTCCTGCTCGGTTTCGGTTTCTTCGGTATAAGCATAATATGGGCACTCTACAACGCTTACATCCCAATATTCCTGCAGGACACCTTCCACATGAACAGGACGATAACGGGCTTCATAATGACGATAGACAACCTCTTCGCCGTCCTGCTCCTGCCGTTCCTGGGTGCGCTCAGCGACATGACACGGACTAGGCTTGGAAGGAGAAAGCCGTACATCCTGCTTGGCGCGCCATCAGCGGCGCTGATGTTCGCGCTCATTCCCGTGGCGAGGGAACACGGTAACCTTGCTCTCTTCATGGGCACGATAATCTTCATGAACTTCTTCATGGCGTTGTTCCGCTCACCGGTTGTTGCATTCATGCCAGACATAACCCCCAGCGAAAAGAGGAGCCAGGCTAACGGCATAATCAACTTCATGGGAGGTCTCGGCGCCCTTCTAGCTTACTTCGGCGGCAAAGTGCTCTACGATATGAACTACGCTTACCCCTTCTATGCGGGCGCCCTTATAATGCTCCTGGCCAACCTGCTGGTTGTGCTCTTTGTCCCGGAGCCCGAAGAGTACCGCGTTCCAGGCAAGAAGATAAACATAATGGAGCTCCTGTCTGAAACATCCCACAAGAGCTTCGGCGAGCTCAAGGAGAACCTCAAGGACGTCTTTGCCAGCCACGAGAAGAGCCTTATGGCGATTCTCCTAGCGATATTTTTCTGGTTCATAGCCTTCAACTCCCTTGAGACGTTCTTTACCAGCTACGTCAAGTACCACCTCTATGGAATCCCAGTGGGAGCCCCTGAAACCGAGATAACCAGAAAAATAGAAAGCACGGGTGCCTTTATGCTGGGAATGTTCAGTCTCAGCTTCATGATCTTCGCAATACCGGTAGGGTTCCTCGGGGCGAGGATAGGGAGGAGGAAAACGATAACCCTCGGCCTCCTCACGGTGATCGCAATAATCCTTGCAGCGTTCTTCATCGGTGAAACATCCAAGCCGCAGGATGTTGCCCTTACAGACCCCGTTATCATGAGGTTCATGGGCCTGTTCTTCCTCGGCGGAATAGGCTGGGCCATGGTGAACGTCAACTCGCTCCCAATGGTCGTTGACATGACCGTGAACGAAAAGGTCGGCGGATACACGGGGTTGTACTACTTCTTCAGCCAAGCAGCCAATCTGGTAGCACCGCCTTTCGCCGGTGCACTGCTGGATCTGATAGGCTACGAAACTCTCCTGCCGTTTGCAGTGGCGTTCTTCCTGCTGGCATTGATAGCAATGCAGTTCGTCAGACGGGGGGACGTCAAAGGAGGTGCTGAGGACGCTTACGAGTACGTCCCCGATATGGACTGA